One Setaria viridis chromosome 3, Setaria_viridis_v4.0, whole genome shotgun sequence DNA window includes the following coding sequences:
- the LOC117849450 gene encoding probable ribose-5-phosphate isomerase 1 has translation MGSAATSPPPSVTQEDLKRVAAHMGDAAAASPLPSAKLTQEDLKRVAAHRAVEFVEPGMALGLGTGSTAAHALDRLGDLLRAGALPGVAGVPTSLKTELHATRVGIPLLPLGGDRGPTMIHLSIDGADEVDPDLNLVKGRGGSLLREKMIEGAGERFVVIVDESKLVPRLGCTGAVPVEIIPFGAPHTLGLICKVFDGLPGFHARLRMVKKDAEEDTPFVTDNGNYIVEMFFEDGIHGDLHDISNQLLRITGVVEHGMFLGMATTVIVANKDGTVTVMDKN, from the coding sequence ATgggcagcgccgccacctcgccgccgccgtccgtgaCGCAGGAGGACTTGAAGCGCGTGGCGGCGCACatgggcgacgccgccgccgcctcgccgctgccgtccGCGAAGCTGACGCAGGAGGACTTGAAGCGCGTGGCGGCGCACCGCGCGGTGGAGTTCGTGGAGCCCGGCATGGCGCTGGGCCTCGGCACGGGTTCCACGGCGGCGCACGCGCTCGACCGCCTGGGCGACCTCCTCCGCGCGGGCGCGCTCCCGGGCGTGGCGGGCGTGCCCACCTCCCTCAAGACGGAGCTCCACGCAACCCGCGTCGGGATCCCGCTCCTCCCGCTCGGGGGCGACCGCGGGCCCACCATGATCCACCTCTCCAtcgacggcgccgacgaggtcgACCCAGACCTCAACCTCGTCAAGGGCCGCGGCGGCTCGTTGCTCCGGGAGAAGATGATCGAGGGGGCTGGGGAGAGATtcgtcgtcatcgtcgacgAGTCCAAGCTGGTGCCCCGCCTTGGGTGCACGGGCGCGGTGCCCGTCGAAATCATCCCCTTCGGCGCGCCCCACACGCTGGGACTCATCTGCAAGGTGTTCGACGGATTGCCTGGTTTCCACGCCAGGCTCAGAATGGTCAAGAAAGATGCTGAAGAGGACACGCCGTTCGTGACAGACAACGGTAACTACATCGTTGAGATGTTCTTCGAGGACGGCATCCACGGCGACCTCCACGACATCAGCAACCAACTTCTCCGGATCACCGGCGTCGTCGAGCACGGCATGTTCCTCGGCATGGCCACCACCGTCATTGTCGCCAACAAGGACGGCACCGTCACTGTCATGGACAAGAATTAA
- the LOC117850079 gene encoding uncharacterized protein At2g39795, mitochondrial → MAISSALRRAPWAAAARGLLAARSGWRVHPRQPHPHRAECSALLSSLSAPQLSAVADAQLRRVINYEISCAQQDCRKRDWAKEFGEEFPFEIQDKEGTNRITLTRRDQKERIEVEVFLPSPADSVEQNGEQEDQVEDANRQGHASNAAANQYYIPLVVKIHKGAAWLEISCRSYPDELAIDSLAFGPRDESVDSSDVEAKISNLPEEFQQALYSYLKSRAISSDVTNFLHAYMINKECHEYLAWLRKLKGLMKR, encoded by the exons ATGGCCAtctcctccgccctccgccgcgctccctgggcggcggcggcgcgcggtctCCTCGCTGCCAGGAGCGGTTGGCGTGTCCATCCTCGCCAGCCCCATCCCCACCGCGCCGAGTGCTCCGCtcttctctcttccctctccgCCCCACAGCTGagcgccgtcgccgacgcccaGCTCCGCCGGGTCATAAACTATGAGATCTCCTGCGCTCAGCAAGACTGCAGGAAACGCGACTGG GCGAAGGAATTTGGGGAAGAGTTCCCTTTTGagatccaggacaaggagggTACTAATAGGATAACTCTCACCAGGAGAGATCAGAAGGAGCGAATTGAAGTGGAGGTGTTCTTGCCCAGCCCTGCGGATAGTGTGGAGCAGAATGGTGAGCAAGAGGACCAGGTTGAAGATGCCAACCGCCAGGGTCATGCCAGCAATGCTGCTGCAAATCAGTACTATATCCCGCTGGTGGTGAAAATTCACAAAGGAGCAGCTTGGCTGGAGATCAGTTGTAGATCTTACCCTGATGAACTCGCCATTGATAGTTTGGCCTTTGGACCTAGGGATGAGTCTGTTGATTCATCTGATGTTGAAGCTAAGATAAG TAATCTTCCTGAGGAATTTCAGCAAGCATTATATTCCTACTTGAAAAGTAGAGCCATTTCTTCAGACGTTACCAACTTCTTGCATGCATACATGATAAACAAAGAGTGCCATGAGTACTTGGCGTGGCTGAGAAAACTTAAGGGTTTGATGAAACGTTAA
- the LOC117849448 gene encoding aldo-keto reductase family 4 member C10 isoform X3, protein MRIPSVGLGTWQIEHEAVCSAIYAAVKAGYRHINTAVAYRNQKEVGVALKKLFEDGVVKREDLFITSKLWPGNHAPEDVQEDICSALEDLQLNYVDLYLIHGPIRIKKGSMFIPDNLIRTDIPATWGAMEKLYDSGKARAIGVSNFSCKKVEDLLAVARVPPAVNEVECHPVWQQAKLRKLCQSTGIHLSAYSPLGSPGSPGYCGPSVLSNPVVISVAEKLQKTPAQIALRWGLQMGQSVLPKSADETRIKENFDIFDWSIPEDLMAKFSGIKQVRLLKVEFVIHPQSGYNSLEDLWDGEVEEDDGRAECEDHSDFLKCFS, encoded by the exons ATGAG AATTCCGTCGGTTGGCCTTGGCACATGGCAAATAGAGCATGAAGCTGTCTGCAGCGCCATCTATGCTGCTGTCAAG GCTGGGTATCGGCATATTAATACCGCTGTAGCATACCGCAATCAGAAGGAG GTTGGAGTTGCTTTGAAGAAATTATTTGAGGATGGCGTGGTTAAGCGTGAAGATTTGTTTATCACCTCTAAGCTATG GCCTGGTAACCATGCACCTGAAGATGTGCAGGAGGATATTTGCTCTGCCCTTGAAGATTTGCAGCTTAACTACGTAGATCTGTACCTT ATCCATGGTCCAATCCGTATAAAAAAAGGAAGTATGTTTATCCCGGACAATCTTATCCGTACTGATATCCCTGCTACATGGGGAGCGATGGAGAAGTTATATGACTCAGGCAAAGCTCGTGCGATAGGTGTGAGTAACTTTTCTTGTAAGAAGGTGGAGGATTTGCTTGCTGTTGCACGAGTGCCTCCAGCAGTCAACGAAGTTGAGTGCCATCCAGTTTGGCAGCAAGCCAAGCTCCGTAAGCTATGCCAGTCAACGGGCATCCATCTTTCT GCATATTCACCCTTGGGTTCACCTGGATCACCTGGATACTGTGGGCCAAGCGTCCTTAGCAACCCCGTTGTCATCTCTGTTGCTGAGAAGTTGCAGAAAACGCCTGCCCAGATTGCTCTACGCTGGGGGCTTCAAATGGGCCAGAGTGTACTTCCCAAGAGTGCCGACGAAACAAGGATCAAGGAGAACTTTGACATATTTGATTGGTCTATTCCTGAAGATTTGATGGCAAAGTTCTCTGGAATCAAGCAG GTTAGGCTGCTGAAAGTCGAATTCGTAATCCACCCACAGAGCGGTTACAATTCCTTGGAGGATCTTTGGGATGGTGAAGTGGAGGAGGATGATGGAAGAGCTGAGTGTGAGGACCATTCTGATTTCTTGAAATGCTTTTCTTGA
- the LOC117849448 gene encoding aldo-keto reductase family 4 member C10 isoform X2 gives MAESFVLNTGARIPSVGLGTWQIEHEAVCSAIYAAVKAGYRHINTAVAYRNQKEVGVALKKLFEDGVVKREDLFITSKLWPGNHAPEDVQEDICSALEDLQLNYVDLYLIHGPIRIKKGSMFIPDNLIRTDIPATWGAMEKLYDSGKARAIGVSNFSCKKVEDLLAVARVPPAVNEVECHPVWQQAKLRKLCQSTGIHLSAYSPLGSPGSPGYCGPSVLSNPVVISVAEKLQKTPAQIALRWGLQMGQSVLPKSADETRIKENFDIFDWSIPEDLMAKFSGIKQVRLLKVEFVIHPQSGYNSLEDLWDGEVEEDDGRAECEDHSDFLKCFS, from the exons ATGGCTGAATCCTTTGTTCTCAACACTGGCGCAAGAATTCCGTCGGTTGGCCTTGGCACATGGCAAATAGAGCATGAAGCTGTCTGCAGCGCCATCTATGCTGCTGTCAAG GCTGGGTATCGGCATATTAATACCGCTGTAGCATACCGCAATCAGAAGGAG GTTGGAGTTGCTTTGAAGAAATTATTTGAGGATGGCGTGGTTAAGCGTGAAGATTTGTTTATCACCTCTAAGCTATG GCCTGGTAACCATGCACCTGAAGATGTGCAGGAGGATATTTGCTCTGCCCTTGAAGATTTGCAGCTTAACTACGTAGATCTGTACCTT ATCCATGGTCCAATCCGTATAAAAAAAGGAAGTATGTTTATCCCGGACAATCTTATCCGTACTGATATCCCTGCTACATGGGGAGCGATGGAGAAGTTATATGACTCAGGCAAAGCTCGTGCGATAGGTGTGAGTAACTTTTCTTGTAAGAAGGTGGAGGATTTGCTTGCTGTTGCACGAGTGCCTCCAGCAGTCAACGAAGTTGAGTGCCATCCAGTTTGGCAGCAAGCCAAGCTCCGTAAGCTATGCCAGTCAACGGGCATCCATCTTTCT GCATATTCACCCTTGGGTTCACCTGGATCACCTGGATACTGTGGGCCAAGCGTCCTTAGCAACCCCGTTGTCATCTCTGTTGCTGAGAAGTTGCAGAAAACGCCTGCCCAGATTGCTCTACGCTGGGGGCTTCAAATGGGCCAGAGTGTACTTCCCAAGAGTGCCGACGAAACAAGGATCAAGGAGAACTTTGACATATTTGATTGGTCTATTCCTGAAGATTTGATGGCAAAGTTCTCTGGAATCAAGCAG GTTAGGCTGCTGAAAGTCGAATTCGTAATCCACCCACAGAGCGGTTACAATTCCTTGGAGGATCTTTGGGATGGTGAAGTGGAGGAGGATGATGGAAGAGCTGAGTGTGAGGACCATTCTGATTTCTTGAAATGCTTTTCTTGA
- the LOC117850078 gene encoding uncharacterized protein: MDEGYANLPTSHLLGSVPAVTQDDRKPVAPAAQDAGATSRLQEFPPAPGGNGGGYRPPGAPDGDVENQANWKGYFNVASYAPYFNVDTDVVVDRLISSVYPMDGFYRKIDANPDMYGPLWITTTLIFMLAAFGNFATYLMQKKKDLDIWFDVGYFNWAASVMYGYVIVVPAVFFFLFQYFGSRPSLVRFWCMWGYSLFVFIPASVLLLIPVEFLRWVIIALAGGVSSWFIALNLKECTEGADLMVLIASAAVLQFALALFIKVFFFA; the protein is encoded by the exons ATGGACGAGGGCTACGCCAACCTCCCCACCAGCCACCTCCTCGGCTCCGTCCCC GCTGTGACGCAAGACGACAGGAAGCCCGTTGCCCCCGCCGCCCAAG ATGCAGGTGCCACCTCGCGGTTGCAGGAGTTCCCGCCCGCTCCTGGTGGTAATGGAGGAGGGTATCGCCCACCAGGTGCCCCAG ATGGAGATGTAGAAAACCAAGCCAATTGGAAAGGATACTTCAATGTTGCATCTTATGCTCCATACTTCAATGTTGATACTGATGTTGTAGTTGACAGGCTCATCAGTTCAGTTTATCCAATGGATGGTTTTTACAGGAAGATTGATGCTAATCCTGACAT GTATGGGCCTTTATGGATCACGACTACTCTGATATTCATGCTAGCTGCATTTGGTAACTTTGCCACTTATCTgatgcaaaagaaaaaggatctGGACATATGGTTTGATGTTGGTTATTTCAATTGGGCAGCATCAGTCATGTATGGTTATGTTATCGTTGTGCCCGCAGTGTTCTTTTTCCTGTTTCAGTACTTTGGATCACGCCCAAGTCTTGTTCGATTTTGGTGTATGTGGGGCTATTCTCTGTTTGTTTTCATACCTGCATCT GTACTTTTGCTCATTCCTGTGGAATTTCTTCGGTGGGTCATCATAGCTCTTGCTGGCGGTGTGTCATCTTGGTTCATTGCTTTAAACTTGAAGGAATGCACAGAAGGAGCTGATCTGATGGTTTTGATAGCTAGTGCAGCAGTGCTGCAGTTTGCTCTGGCACTGTTCatcaaagttttcttttttgcctGA
- the LOC117849448 gene encoding aldo-keto reductase family 4 member C10 isoform X1: MAESFVLNTGARIPSVGLGTWQIEHEAVCSAIYAAVKAGYRHINTAVAYRNQKEVGVALKKLFEDGVVKREDLFITSKLWLVFSSQPYLKQRRISSLCSEIRNSEFCRPGNHAPEDVQEDICSALEDLQLNYVDLYLIHGPIRIKKGSMFIPDNLIRTDIPATWGAMEKLYDSGKARAIGVSNFSCKKVEDLLAVARVPPAVNEVECHPVWQQAKLRKLCQSTGIHLSAYSPLGSPGSPGYCGPSVLSNPVVISVAEKLQKTPAQIALRWGLQMGQSVLPKSADETRIKENFDIFDWSIPEDLMAKFSGIKQVRLLKVEFVIHPQSGYNSLEDLWDGEVEEDDGRAECEDHSDFLKCFS, encoded by the exons ATGGCTGAATCCTTTGTTCTCAACACTGGCGCAAGAATTCCGTCGGTTGGCCTTGGCACATGGCAAATAGAGCATGAAGCTGTCTGCAGCGCCATCTATGCTGCTGTCAAG GCTGGGTATCGGCATATTAATACCGCTGTAGCATACCGCAATCAGAAGGAG GTTGGAGTTGCTTTGAAGAAATTATTTGAGGATGGCGTGGTTAAGCGTGAAGATTTGTTTATCACCTCTAAGCTATGGTTAGTCTTCTCTTCTCAACCTTATCTGAAGCAAAGACGGATAAGTAGCTTATGTTCTGAAATCAGAAACTCTGAATTTTGCAGGCCTGGTAACCATGCACCTGAAGATGTGCAGGAGGATATTTGCTCTGCCCTTGAAGATTTGCAGCTTAACTACGTAGATCTGTACCTT ATCCATGGTCCAATCCGTATAAAAAAAGGAAGTATGTTTATCCCGGACAATCTTATCCGTACTGATATCCCTGCTACATGGGGAGCGATGGAGAAGTTATATGACTCAGGCAAAGCTCGTGCGATAGGTGTGAGTAACTTTTCTTGTAAGAAGGTGGAGGATTTGCTTGCTGTTGCACGAGTGCCTCCAGCAGTCAACGAAGTTGAGTGCCATCCAGTTTGGCAGCAAGCCAAGCTCCGTAAGCTATGCCAGTCAACGGGCATCCATCTTTCT GCATATTCACCCTTGGGTTCACCTGGATCACCTGGATACTGTGGGCCAAGCGTCCTTAGCAACCCCGTTGTCATCTCTGTTGCTGAGAAGTTGCAGAAAACGCCTGCCCAGATTGCTCTACGCTGGGGGCTTCAAATGGGCCAGAGTGTACTTCCCAAGAGTGCCGACGAAACAAGGATCAAGGAGAACTTTGACATATTTGATTGGTCTATTCCTGAAGATTTGATGGCAAAGTTCTCTGGAATCAAGCAG GTTAGGCTGCTGAAAGTCGAATTCGTAATCCACCCACAGAGCGGTTACAATTCCTTGGAGGATCTTTGGGATGGTGAAGTGGAGGAGGATGATGGAAGAGCTGAGTGTGAGGACCATTCTGATTTCTTGAAATGCTTTTCTTGA
- the LOC117849448 gene encoding aldo-keto reductase family 4 member C10 isoform X4, producing the protein MFIPDNLIRTDIPATWGAMEKLYDSGKARAIGVSNFSCKKVEDLLAVARVPPAVNEVECHPVWQQAKLRKLCQSTGIHLSAYSPLGSPGSPGYCGPSVLSNPVVISVAEKLQKTPAQIALRWGLQMGQSVLPKSADETRIKENFDIFDWSIPEDLMAKFSGIKQVRLLKVEFVIHPQSGYNSLEDLWDGEVEEDDGRAECEDHSDFLKCFS; encoded by the exons ATGTTTATCCCGGACAATCTTATCCGTACTGATATCCCTGCTACATGGGGAGCGATGGAGAAGTTATATGACTCAGGCAAAGCTCGTGCGATAGGTGTGAGTAACTTTTCTTGTAAGAAGGTGGAGGATTTGCTTGCTGTTGCACGAGTGCCTCCAGCAGTCAACGAAGTTGAGTGCCATCCAGTTTGGCAGCAAGCCAAGCTCCGTAAGCTATGCCAGTCAACGGGCATCCATCTTTCT GCATATTCACCCTTGGGTTCACCTGGATCACCTGGATACTGTGGGCCAAGCGTCCTTAGCAACCCCGTTGTCATCTCTGTTGCTGAGAAGTTGCAGAAAACGCCTGCCCAGATTGCTCTACGCTGGGGGCTTCAAATGGGCCAGAGTGTACTTCCCAAGAGTGCCGACGAAACAAGGATCAAGGAGAACTTTGACATATTTGATTGGTCTATTCCTGAAGATTTGATGGCAAAGTTCTCTGGAATCAAGCAG GTTAGGCTGCTGAAAGTCGAATTCGTAATCCACCCACAGAGCGGTTACAATTCCTTGGAGGATCTTTGGGATGGTGAAGTGGAGGAGGATGATGGAAGAGCTGAGTGTGAGGACCATTCTGATTTCTTGAAATGCTTTTCTTGA